The stretch of DNA GACCGGCACCCGCGAAGGAAGCGCcagcgggggggggacggggggACGGTAGTCCGACGCGGCAACGACAGTAATTGACAAGTGCACCacccagcggcggcggttgcATCCTCTGCCAACCATCACCGACGCCACTGCCCTCGCGGCACGCCTACTACGCCGGCGGACAAAGACGTCATCAGCAACAGCCGTCGTTGCTGTACTGACAAAGACTCGGTGATGTccaacgcagcagctgtcgaCCCGCCAGAAGTGGGCAAAGAGGTCAAAGAAGGCTCCGCCCACACCGCTAGCGCGGTCGtcacacacgtgcgcacgcgaagggagagaggtggtgatggggtggagacgacgacgatgtgCAGTGCGACGACATcttagagagagagctctGTCGATAGGccttgctgttgctcttgcTCAGTGGCAGAATGAATAAACCGCCTCTTCACAAGCAAACACAAACACCCGCAACTTCGTCGGAACGCGCATCCATCCCGAGACCCTCGCGACCGTCTATCACGTCGGTGACTGCGCACCTGTGGCTAGGAAGGGGGGTCTGCTCCGTCCAAGCAGTCCAGCAGCTCTGTTTCCCTACCTCACCACCCCctgccgtgtgtgtgctgtactgtacacacacacagagaatTAGCGCACATGCTTcagctctcctcccctctctctcttcctccgtctctctctctctctctgtgcgcgcgcgtgcgtgtcggCGCGCTCTCGTGGGTACAgcggtgttttttttctttttggaGAGCGCCTAACCGCCCAACCGTGCGATTTCTAGAGCGTCTTTTTCTGGGCGTATCCGCGTTTAAGGGGGGAGGacgtgtgtatgcgcgctTCTCTGCACGTTGCCGACCTCACTCCGATTTGGTCCGCCCGCTCGCTCTCCTGAcaaccccaccaccaccgctaccACCCAGCAgctctcgcctctctcctccctcgaCCGCATCAGTGGACAGCACGCCGCGTACCTGTCCTTCTTTTTACTGCTTTGCTGGCGTGAACAAGTGACTGCGTGTtcgtgcctgtgcgtgctcgcacggcggcgcctttttccctctctgcttgtaTCTCTCTGTCGGTGCTGTTGGGGGCTGTGTGGCTGtcgtcgacgtcgtcgtcgtcgtcgtctctctcttagCGGGTGTGAGCCGCTAAGTTTGAGCTCGATTGTTTGTGTCGTTACTCTcaccccgccgccgccgccaccaccagtagagctccccaccacccccaccctctgcttctctcttgcgtAACAACGCCTCGACTCTGGGGCTTtccgccctcttcccccctccccctcgtccCTCGTCTTGGCGCCTCCCCTGTGGCTCTTCCACATCCTTATTTACCTCTCCGGActcgtgctgctcgagccccctcccccttcgaGGCTCTCTCATTCTCCTTGCCATTACCATCCAACACACCTCCAGCAAtcccgtgcgtgtgcgtgtcgcttTCGCtgttccccctcctctcccttcattCCCCCAGACGTTCTGGCTCCCATCCTCGGGGCGGTGGTTGGTGGACGTGGCACTGCAGGTGAGTACTACGCTACTCCTTGAGAgctgcttccctccctcgctctcctccgttGTGGTGGTAGTGTGATCCCCTGAGGGTTGGGCCCTGTGCTGCCACACGCACCCGTCTCGCTCGTTAGGCCGACGCCGCTAACCATGGACAAGCACAGGTCATCGTGGCGTGAATGGTTTCGGCTggggcgccgcagcgacaggCCACAGGTGTTCGCAGACAAGCACTACGCACACTCCGAGcaccccttcctctcgctgcgcAAGTTTGTCGAGTTCCTCGACCGGCGCCATACAAACGTGTCCATCTTCGGGCTGCTCATGCACATCACGATGGAGATTGTCTCCATCGCTTTTTATGTGTGGACGTCGCATGTGACGGCTGCCACGTCGGCCACCGAGTTCACGTGGAGCGTCCCAGTCTTCATCACTGAAGTTGCTCTGAGCATCATCTTCCTGTTGGCCTGGATCGGGCTGTTCTTCTTAGAGCATGACAAGAAGGCGTACCTGATCTCGTGGCTGTCGCTGGTGAACGCCATGACGAGTATCCCGATGATCGTGATCGGCATTGGCGCGCTCAAGGACTCGCTCTGGCGCTCCGTCTGGGTGCCCATGTTCCTCCGGGTGTGGTGGCTGTGTGACTCCCTCAACGTGCTGATCGACTACCCGCAGATCGCACGCCGCACGCCGGAGGTGTGGCGAGAGATGATGCGGTACTTCCTTCGTCTGCTCGCGGTCATGGGCACGTGCATCGGCACACACCAGATCGTGGAGTCCTGCAGTGGCCAGTATATAGACTTGTATGACTCACTGTACCTTATCATCGTCGCCTTCGCCACGATCGGCTTCGGCGACGTCACTTCCATCACGACACCAGCGCGCGTCTTCATGGTCGCCTTCATTGTAATCGGCATCTGCTTCTTCCTTCCACTGTTCCAGCGACTCGCTTTAATTGCCGAGCGTCGCCAGTTCCACAACACCTTCAGCGGTGGCTCTGCGTCGTGGTTCCGCCGCGGCTGGAAGCACCCGCATGTAATCATCTGCGGGCAGTTCAGTGACCTCTCcgtcgagctgctgctcagaAACTTCTACGCGGGCTGGCGCAAGTACCTTGACACATGCATCGTGCTCATGGCCCCAGAGGAGCACTCGCCGGAGGTGCGGCTGGTCGCGAACCTGCCCTGGCTGAAGAGTCGTGTGACGCTCATGGTGGGCAACCCCGAAAACTCGAAGGACCTGGACCGCGCCAAGGCACGTGACGCCGACGCCATCTTCCTGTTTGGCGACTCGCGCTCGGCCGCCTACTACCAGGACTACACCATCGTCGCACAGTCCGTGGCGGTGAGTCTGTACGACCGGaacctgccgcagcacctgctgctgcaccgcaacTGCACGGTGAAGCAAATCAGCCCGTACGCGGCGAGTGTGCTGGAGGTAGAGCGCACACTGCACCACCTGTTGGGACTCTCCATGACGCATCCCGGCGTTGTGCCACTCATTATCAACCTCCTGCGCACCTACGAGTCGCTGCCATCGGACATCACGCTGTCGCGGGACTGGGTGGAACAGTACGAGTACTCGCTGCGCAACGACATGTACGGGCTGGAGATTCCAGACGCGCTGCGCGGACGCGAGTTCCGCGTTCTGGCACGCGCCTTTTTCGAAAAGGATGTGACGCTCATCGGCATTCTCAACGTGCGCAGCGTTGTACAGCTCAACCCGCGCGAACTCGTCCCGAACGCAAGGAAGCTCATCCTGATCGCGAAGACGATGAAGGTGGCGCAGGACGCCACCGACGCCATCGCGCGCGACTACGAGCAGACGTTTGGCGAGGAGATGCTTGTGGCGCCGGATCCGGACGAGCACGACCGTGCGAAGCGGCGCCTCGTGAGGTCTCGTTACCACACTGAGTTCAGTAGCAACGACAGCACTCTCGATGACAACGTTGGGAGCGTCAACGGCACGGCGAAGCAGCGGGGGCCACCGATGCGCCCACACGGTGCGGAGGCAGTGTTAGAGACTCCCGACCCCCTGGGACGCTTGTCCCACGTCCCAGTCTCGTTGCAGACGACCGGTAGCTCAATCGCTGCGGAAGGTGACTTTGACGATGAGTTTGACGCGAGGAACAGCAgtgtcggcgctgcgccgtcgctgccgagctCCGTGCACCCGTCGGAggtgcgcagcgaggcgctggtgcgcatCGACGACGCGTTTGACCTCGAGAACCACTTTGTCATCATCGACCTGTCCACCGCCAAGGCCAAGGACGAGTCCAGTCGCTACGCGCAGGAGGccgtcagcaccgccgtcgcacaCGACATCTTTCACGTCACAGTGCCATTGCGCCAGGCACACCCAACCAGCGACATCGTGCTGCTCACCAACGACGTCAGCTTCGGCCCCTACTTCGACTACTACTGGAGCGTCCACCACCAGGACAGCGCCCACCCTGTCAAGTACATCTGCGGCTGCGGTCTCAATACCGCcgacctgcgccgctgcaacctcgagcgctgcgctggctgCTGTGTCTTCTATGCTGGCGACATCAGCCTCTCCGGCTCTACCAGCGCCATGTCTATGCTTACCGTGCTGTCCATCAACGACATCCTACACGGCATTCCTGCCTTccccgtcgtcgtcgagctCGAGGGCCTCGTCAACCTCCCGCTGTTCCCGCCGCACGCCGAGGACCCGCGCCTGCGCTCCAAGGCGGAGATCGACTTTGTGTATGAGCCAAACTTCATCATCGGCAACGCCGTCAGCCGCCTCATGCTGTtccctgcgctgcagcgcacctaCTTTATGGAGGAATTCATCGACGTGATGGACGTACTCATCAGCGGCCACGCGCCCGACACCCCCGCGCTCGCgcgcctgccgctgtcgctgtgcgAAGCAGACCTCCACATCTACGAGGACGTCGTCATCTACTGTCTTAAGTTCGGATTCCTGCccatcgcgctgcagcgccgcatcgtTGACATGTGCAACCCGTCCATCAACGGCCAGCGCTTCGTGCTAACCAACCCGCCGcgtgcgctgccggtgcgccaGCAGACGGATCTAGTGTTCTACATCACCCCAGGGTAGTCGAGCCGCGCGGGGTTGGGCCATGCAGAGGTGGGGGCGTCATCAAGGTGTGCGACTCCGTGATGCGGTGATGGCGACCGTGGCGAGGCTCGAGGTTACGTATGTGCATACGTGTGGTGTGTAACACATTCTTGCGCTTATAGGGGCCGAGCGAGAGGGgtctggtggtggtggcggtgatgctaCTGCTGCGGCTCCCTTGGAGctggtgcttctctgtgATTCGATCTCTCTTGGTATGCGTGGGTGTCTGCGCCTGTATGCTGTTGGTGCTTCAGAGCTGAAATCCCCGACTCGGATGGTTGGTTACGTGCTCTTGCCTTGTCGCTGTTTGCGGCCAAATGCACACGTGACTCGAGCAGTGGATACCgactgcagcgacagccgccCTGCGCTCATCTTGCCAGACTCAGTTAtccatctcctccctccctccctccctctctgccttcctcgTCTTGGAGATCAAGCACACCGTTTACTTcgtccctcccctcccctcccccgccgccTGGCGATTGCGCGTGACGGCTTCGTGGACAGACACTCACATGAGCACATcaaccgacacacacacatgggGGAGATAGCACACTGGTGTGAGCAGCTCTGTAGTCGCTCTCGCCCCCGCCCATgacttcaccaccaccgtgtTCAGCTCCTGTACTGGTGGAACGGGAGGGTGCTGCGCTCTTGTCtccccactctcttcctctatAACCTCCGTACCGCTTGCATGGGAGCGTGGAGCACCAGTCGTGCTCGCATCGAGGCGTGGTCTCCCACACCGACGCTTtgagggagagcgcgcgcgcgcggagACGATGCCACGtgacgaggggaggggggcggtaTTCCAGTCCGAGCCTGATGTCGCCTGCTTTCCcttcccaccccaccccacccgcacgccccctccccactcagCCGCAGTCGCACAACACGGGCCATAGCGCCTTTTGCGtggcttctcttctcttggGCGAGCCCCAtttacacacacgcacatccgcCACGCATCCCGGCCTCGAATGCTGTGCATTCAGCAACAACAATGCCCCCGCctgtcccccctcccccctcaccacccaTCGCCATTACTGTGTTGTTGTCATAATAGCCTCTCCCacttctgccgccgcctacGCCCTTCACGACGAACCCCAGAAGCTCAGCCGCACGACGAACTCGCGTGCGCGAGCAACCCCAAGGCCTAGGCCCTCGTCGTGGCGCGAAACGGGCACTTCAACGACTACAAGGCCTCCTCACCGGACCTACGCGATTACATCGACGCAGCAGTGGGGACAGCACAGCACTACGCGCGCACCCGGGCCACCGATAGGGGCACGGAGGCTACCCGTACTACGATTGCAAGTCAGGTCTGCAAGATCATCAGAGCGTCCTGACCCGCGGCctgacgggggggggggtcaaCGCGTCGCGCAGTCTTCCGGAACCCGAGCGCCGACGGCTCGTCGACCATGAGCTCTATGGGCtggagcgacagcgacgcctACTTCGCTTATGGTGTGAGGGACAAGGACAGTGACTGGCAGCACATCCCAGTccgcgccgcggcagcaccgaccGACCTGGACGACGGCATCGCGTGGTCAAAGCTCACGGGCATCtcgtggggtggggggcgggagagggggggcttcttcttcactcTCTTTCCCGCTTTGCCTGACGGTGTCAACCAGTGCGCAGAGACGGACAGCGCCGATGACgcggacgctgctgctgccgtcgccacagGTAACCTTCACGGAGGTAACTCCGCACATCACCGCCATCTGTCACTACccctgcgcctcctcggccgCATCCATGTTCGCGCGGACCCCCGGCGTCGACACGAGCAACGACGACAACGGCAAGGACGCCTGgaaggtgcaggaggtggtggtgctggggCGTGCCTCTGTCATCAGCCGCATTGCCCTCATCCAGCCACACCTTCTTGGTCGTTTACTTGTGAACAATGTCCAGGACACCCTTCGCGCTGtcccgccctcctcccccgcagCGTGGCGAGCGAGGCGGGTGGGcccccacctccagcagTCGCGCaccggggaggggggagctgCCGATCGGCTCTTTCCTCGCCCTGCAATACACTCAGCAGTAGTACGTCCCTGTTCTATTTCAGAGCTTTATCCTCTCCACTGCCGGGGCCGCGCCTACGTCACCGACGCGGCCGACCCGGACAGCTACGTGATGATGCGGCTCCTCTACACGGTCGATGCCAGCAGCCCGTGTACTGCATGTGTGCCCGCTGTTTGGCATCTTCACACGCACGttagacacacagacacgccctccctcccccccccgcgcgcacacacgcatcctCTTggtctctccccctcccccaccccacccccacccactcctGCCTGCcccacacgcgcactgcgcagagagaaagagaggggaggttGAGCCGAGTAGCAGAAGCGCGTCGCTgaaggcgcgtgtgcctcgAGGTTCGGTGCTCGTGGCAGGCGTGCGCGCACGTCGGGGTTGGCTGCGTTGCCTACGCGTATGGGAAGCGTGACTCGCACCGCCAATGGTTATAGACGGCTGCCGCCTTGTCCTTTGGTTTGGTCGCTTGCACTggtcctctgctgctgccgtgctaTCGTGAGTTGGCTTAAGACAGTGTTGTTGCTGTCATCAGTGTGCCGCTTAATCGCTgaggtctctctctccctctctctctctttctctctgcgcccGTGTACGGCACAACCCGCCACatcaccccttctctcccacgtGGGGGCGAGTGCGCGGCGAACGTGCTCTCCCCTACTCCCGCCTGCGCCCCACCGGTAAGTCGAAgcggcctcctccccttcctccgcgCCCACGCCGTGCCCTACTGCCTCGCGCATCTTCGCTCCCCCACGTACGCAGGCCTGCGTGCTTtccagcagccgtggcgtcacaagaaaaggaggagctggcggcggcgtcggagATGAGTGGCgcgtcgccggcgacgccgacgccaaacgacgcaccgccacccatCACGATCGCTGCCGCGTCCTTCACCGCGGAGGACCTGAACGCTAGTACAACGGCGATCCCAGTCGCCAAGGGATCCGCGCACCTCAACGCGAAGCTCCTCATGGTCAACCTCGGCCAGGACGTGCAGGCAACGGTCCTTAACCGCTTCCGAAACCTGCAGGGTACCATTCACTCACAGCTGCGCAACCTGCAGAATAACGTTGCCAACCTGCACCACTCCACACCAGCCTCCCGCCTGAACCACTGTAGAACCGCAGGCTCTACCACGACGACCAACTCCGCTCTCGCCATCCACAGCCTCCGCAAGCTGTTCGACGTCATCGAGCAGCGCTACTCGCATGTGTCgatcctgctgctgctgtgcaacGTCGGGTTCgaggccgccgccttcgGCATCTACCTGCACGTGCAGAGCAACCACATCACGGAGAACTGGCGCGAGTTCGACTGGGGCCTCCGCTACTTCatcgccgaggtgctgctcagcGCCGTCTTCATGGCTAGCTGGATCTCGCTGTTGGCGGTGGAGGCAAAGAAGTGGGCCTACGTGCTCACCGCGCGCTCGCTCATGAACTacctcagcagcggctggatgctgctcctcgcgctcGGTGCGCTCCTCACACT from Leishmania panamensis strain MHOM/PA/94/PSC-1 chromosome 1 sequence encodes:
- a CDS encoding calcium/potassium channel (CAKC), putative (TriTrypDB/GeneDB-style sysID: LpmP.01.0790); the protein is MDKHRSSWREWFRLGRRSDRPQVFADKHYAHSEHPFLSLRKFVEFLDRRHTNVSIFGLLMHITMEIVSIAFYVWTSHVTAATSATEFTWSVPVFITEVALSIIFLLAWIGLFFLEHDKKAYLISWLSLVNAMTSIPMIVIGIGALKDSLWRSVWVPMFLRVWWLCDSLNVLIDYPQIARRTPEVWREMMRYFLRLLAVMGTCIGTHQIVESCSGQYIDLYDSLYLIIVAFATIGFGDVTSITTPARVFMVAFIVIGICFFLPLFQRLALIAERRQFHNTFSGGSASWFRRGWKHPHVIICGQFSDLSVELLLRNFYAGWRKYLDTCIVLMAPEEHSPEVRLVANLPWLKSRVTLMVGNPENSKDLDRAKARDADAIFLFGDSRSAAYYQDYTIVAQSVAVSLYDRNLPQHLLLHRNCTVKQISPYAASVLEVERTLHHLLGLSMTHPGVVPLIINLLRTYESLPSDITLSRDWVEQYEYSLRNDMYGLEIPDALRGREFRVLARAFFEKDVTLIGILNVRSVVQLNPRELVPNARKLILIAKTMKVAQDATDAIARDYEQTFGEEMLVAPDPDEHDRAKRRLVRSRYHTEFSSNDSTLDDNVGSVNGTAKQRGPPMRPHGAEAVLETPDPLGRLSHVPVSLQTTGSSIAAEGDFDDEFDARNSSVGAAPSLPSSVHPSEVRSEALVRIDDAFDLENHFVIIDLSTAKAKDESSRYAQEAVSTAVAHDIFHVTVPLRQAHPTSDIVLLTNDVSFGPYFDYYWSVHHQDSAHPVKYICGCGLNTADLRRCNLERCAGCCVFYAGDISLSGSTSAMSMLTVLSINDILHGIPAFPVVVELEGLVNLPLFPPHAEDPRLRSKAEIDFVYEPNFIIGNAVSRLMLFPALQRTYFMEEFIDVMDVLISGHAPDTPALARLPLSLCEADLHIYEDVVIYCLKFGFLPIALQRRIVDMCNPSINGQRFVLTNPPRALPVRQQTDLVFYITPG